One Algoriphagus sp. Y33 genomic window, GATGGCGGAAATGCTTGCGTATAAGAAAATTCCCGTGACTTTTCTCGTTCGGGAAGCTGGTTTCTGGGGCAGTGTGTTGCCCAGGGAAGAATCTGAATTGGTGGTCAGGCATATGCGGGAGCACCATATTGATCTGAGATTGAAAGAGGAATTGAAAGAAATTATTTCTGATCCGAATGCCCGCGTGAAAGCAGTCAAGACAAAATCAGGAGAGGAGATCCAATGCCAATTTGTAGGGCTTACTGCAGGTGTGACTCCCAATATTGATTTCCTGAGAAATACTGAATTAGTAGTCAATCGGGGTGTAAAAGTCGATTTTGGTTTTCGGACAAATATTCCAAATGTGTATTCCATCGGGGATTGTGCAGAGTTTCACGAAGTGCCGGCATCGGATCGCAAGCATGTAGAGCAGGTTTGGTACACAGGAAGAATGCATGGAGAGACCTTGGGACATATTTTGGCAGGAGAAAAAATCACCTACCAACCGGGCGTTTGGTTTAATTCAGCCAAATTTCTGGATATAGAATACCAGACTTATGGGCATGTTCCAGCAAGATGGGATACTGAGCAAGTGAAATCTTTCTATTGGGAGCATCCGGATGGAAAAGTGGCTTTTCGTATGCTGATGGACTTAAATGGCCGGATTCTTGGAGTGAATAATTTTGGCTTTCGACTGAGACATGAATTTTTTGATCAGGCAATCAGGGAAAGATGGGATGGTGCTAAGGTCATTTCCAAACTGGATAAAGCCAATTTCGACCCGGAGTTTTTCTCTCCTTATTACATAGCTATTCAACAAGCTTTTAAAAGTCAATTCGGAGTCGATTTCACCATTTCCAAGAAGACATTTATCCAAAAATTATTCGGAACAAGCATATGAAGTTGATTCAAAGTATAGGTATTCTCTTGTTTTTGGTGGGTTTGGCGGTATTTACTGTAATGCCGTTTTTAGGTAATTATACGCTGACCGAAGAATTGGTTCTAGCCAATACCAAGGAAATTCATCAGGATAAAATGTCGGAAATTCTTGCACCAATGTACGGTGAAACTTATTCTTCCAATTTCTCCTTTATTTCCGTTTTCAATGAAAACTTCAACTCATACAATGATGTGTTGAAAGAGCAGTCCAAGTGGGATGAGGTGATTTGGGATGATTACAGCTTTCCGCTGGCGCAAAGCTCGCTCAGTAGCCCCGTCCGCGATCATCCTTGGCTTTTCTTGGGACTTTCTATTGGTTTGGCTGTTTTAGGTGGATTGATGTACAATCTGCCAAAGCATACAGACGAGCCTGCTGGGATTAAAAACAACGGGATTTTCCACTCTTCCATGAAGAACCGTGGTTGGATGGGAATGGTCACAGGAGCATATTTGATTCTGTTCTACATTATTTTGTACTGGTTTCCAGCCTATATTGTAAATCAGGTTTGGATGGTGACCCCGCTGAGTATGATTCTTAGTGGCAATCCAGCAAGTCAGTGGTTTCTTTACGGCACGATCTATACCCTTGCGATTGCTGTGATGGGCGCTCGGATGTTCCGTAAATACAGAGGAAATAAGTATCAGCAGTTGCGAACTGCTTCCGTGATGTTTTTCCAAACGGCATTCGCATTTCTGATTCCCGAAATTCTCGTTTTGCTAAATCAGCCCTATTTTGATTTCAAAAATATTTGGCCTCTCGATTACGATTTTTTCTACGATTATCAGATTGATACGTTTTTGAGTGCCGGTGGAGTAGGGATGTTTATGTTGATTTGGGGGATTTTACTGATCATTATCGGTGTACCGGTGTTCACTTATTTTTTTGGCAAAAGATGGTATTGCTCATGGGTATGTGGCTGTGGCGGCTTGGCCGAGACTGTGGGGGATCCGTACCGTCAGCTTTCGGACAAGTCTTTGAAAGCCTGGAAATATGAGCGCGTAATTGTCCATAGTGTTTTGGTGCTGGCAGTAGTGATGACTGCCGTGACTATAGCCAATTACTTTTCAGGTTTTGCACTTTTGGGAAATGTCACAAACCAATTACATTCGTTCTACGGTTTTGCGATTGGGTCGGTGTTCGCAGGCGTGGTCGGTACCGGCTTTTATCCTTTCATGGGCAATCGTGTTTGGTGTAGGTTTGGATGCCCGCTGGCAGCCTATCTTGGCATAGTGCAACGGTTCAAATCACGGTTCAGAATCACCACAAACGGAGGCCAGTGCATTTCCTGCGGCAACTGCTCCACCTATTGTGAAATGGGGATAGACGTGCGCTGGTATG contains:
- a CDS encoding NAD(P)/FAD-dependent oxidoreductase; the protein is MNSNRHVVIIGNGIAGVTCARQLRKLDESVRITLISGESKYFFSRTALMYVFMGHMKFEHTQPYENWFWDKNRIELKEGWVKSIDFTAKNMLFQSGEDMSYDELVLATGSKPNKFGWAGEDLQGVQGLYSKQDLELMEENTQEGVKRAVIVGGGLIGIEMAEMLAYKKIPVTFLVREAGFWGSVLPREESELVVRHMREHHIDLRLKEELKEIISDPNARVKAVKTKSGEEIQCQFVGLTAGVTPNIDFLRNTELVVNRGVKVDFGFRTNIPNVYSIGDCAEFHEVPASDRKHVEQVWYTGRMHGETLGHILAGEKITYQPGVWFNSAKFLDIEYQTYGHVPARWDTEQVKSFYWEHPDGKVAFRMLMDLNGRILGVNNFGFRLRHEFFDQAIRERWDGAKVISKLDKANFDPEFFSPYYIAIQQAFKSQFGVDFTISKKTFIQKLFGTSI
- a CDS encoding 4Fe-4S binding protein, giving the protein MKLIQSIGILLFLVGLAVFTVMPFLGNYTLTEELVLANTKEIHQDKMSEILAPMYGETYSSNFSFISVFNENFNSYNDVLKEQSKWDEVIWDDYSFPLAQSSLSSPVRDHPWLFLGLSIGLAVLGGLMYNLPKHTDEPAGIKNNGIFHSSMKNRGWMGMVTGAYLILFYIILYWFPAYIVNQVWMVTPLSMILSGNPASQWFLYGTIYTLAIAVMGARMFRKYRGNKYQQLRTASVMFFQTAFAFLIPEILVLLNQPYFDFKNIWPLDYDFFYDYQIDTFLSAGGVGMFMLIWGILLIIIGVPVFTYFFGKRWYCSWVCGCGGLAETVGDPYRQLSDKSLKAWKYERVIVHSVLVLAVVMTAVTIANYFSGFALLGNVTNQLHSFYGFAIGSVFAGVVGTGFYPFMGNRVWCRFGCPLAAYLGIVQRFKSRFRITTNGGQCISCGNCSTYCEMGIDVRWYAQRRQEIVRASCVGCGVCSAVCPRGVLKLENGPEQNRINEMPIIIGNDSIKINA